From a single Fulvivirga ulvae genomic region:
- the mrdA gene encoding penicillin-binding protein 2: MNDSRKNVIQLIVIVVAIIFLIKLFSIQVLDDKYAQAATSNIIHRIVEYPYRGLIYDRNGKLIVYNTPQYDLTITPKEVAKLDTLQFCELFNITPEEFKSKYEKMSKTKGFSYVKPNIFIKQLSNTDLARVEDYLVDFPGFDIQARTTRAYAYPVMANALGYVSEINQRQLDRDTLNYYRQGDYIGQSGIEAYYEKQLRGKRGVKFKIRNVRGIEKGDFEGGKYDTLAIPGENLITTVDIDLQRYGEKLMEGKAGSIVAIEPATGEILSIVSGPSYDPKQLTGKNYSENFASISADTMKPLFNRPLMAQYRPGSIFKIVQAMVALEEGVVNRHTRIACNRGIIGCHGPHSYEDLVGAIKHSCNPYFYTVMKRVVNQELSQDTYEDTRIGLAKWHKHIESFGLGAPLGIDLPNEKSGMVPSVSYYDRAYNNRPWKYSNIYSIAIGEGENLVVPLQMANFAATVANRGYYYIPHLVRSVGETGQPLPKYAKKHYTSVSPEHFEIAVEAMAKVVESGTGQYRAQLRDIVVCGKTGTVQNDPLPDHSVFIAFAPKDNPKIAVSVYVEDAGQGARAAASIASLMIEKYLLGETKRPHIEEYVKKGEFL; the protein is encoded by the coding sequence ATGAACGATTCACGTAAGAATGTAATACAGTTGATAGTGATTGTCGTTGCGATAATCTTTCTGATCAAACTGTTTTCCATTCAGGTGTTGGACGATAAATATGCGCAGGCTGCTACCAGTAATATTATTCACCGTATAGTAGAGTACCCTTACAGAGGTTTGATCTATGACCGGAACGGCAAGCTTATAGTCTATAACACTCCCCAATACGATCTGACCATTACCCCCAAGGAAGTTGCCAAACTGGATACATTACAGTTTTGCGAACTTTTTAATATTACTCCCGAAGAATTCAAAAGTAAGTACGAGAAGATGTCCAAAACAAAAGGCTTCTCGTATGTTAAGCCCAATATCTTTATTAAGCAGCTCTCGAATACCGATTTGGCCCGTGTGGAAGACTACCTGGTTGATTTTCCAGGATTCGATATTCAGGCAAGAACGACCAGGGCATACGCATATCCCGTAATGGCCAACGCATTAGGGTATGTCAGCGAGATCAACCAGCGGCAGTTGGACAGAGATACACTTAATTACTACCGGCAGGGCGATTATATTGGCCAAAGCGGCATAGAAGCTTACTATGAAAAGCAACTCAGGGGCAAGAGGGGTGTGAAGTTTAAGATCAGGAATGTAAGGGGTATAGAGAAGGGCGATTTTGAAGGTGGTAAATATGATACTCTTGCCATCCCTGGAGAAAACCTGATAACTACCGTGGATATCGACCTGCAGCGATATGGAGAGAAACTGATGGAGGGCAAAGCAGGAAGTATAGTGGCCATTGAGCCTGCTACAGGAGAGATATTGTCGATTGTGTCCGGGCCATCATATGATCCTAAGCAGCTTACGGGTAAAAATTACAGTGAGAATTTCGCTTCCATCAGTGCGGATACAATGAAGCCCTTGTTTAACCGTCCTTTAATGGCGCAATACCGTCCCGGTTCGATTTTCAAAATAGTTCAGGCTATGGTGGCATTAGAGGAAGGCGTAGTAAACAGACACACCAGGATAGCCTGTAACAGGGGCATAATTGGCTGCCATGGGCCACATTCGTACGAAGATCTGGTGGGAGCCATTAAACACTCCTGTAACCCGTATTTTTATACTGTAATGAAACGCGTTGTTAATCAAGAGCTTTCGCAGGATACATATGAAGATACACGTATTGGATTAGCCAAATGGCACAAGCACATCGAAAGTTTCGGTTTGGGTGCGCCTTTGGGAATAGACTTGCCCAACGAGAAGTCAGGAATGGTACCTAGTGTTTCTTATTATGACCGTGCCTACAATAACAGGCCCTGGAAATATTCAAATATTTACTCCATCGCTATTGGAGAGGGAGAAAACCTTGTAGTGCCGCTGCAAATGGCAAATTTTGCGGCAACAGTCGCAAACAGAGGTTACTACTATATCCCGCACCTTGTAAGATCTGTTGGGGAGACAGGTCAACCCCTTCCGAAGTATGCAAAAAAGCACTATACATCAGTTTCTCCTGAGCATTTTGAAATAGCCGTTGAGGCCATGGCCAAGGTGGTAGAATCAGGGACCGGCCAATACCGGGCACAGTTACGGGATATTGTAGTATGCGGAAAAACAGGAACAGTTCAAAATGATCCGTTGCCAGATCATTCGGTTTTTATAGCCTTTGCGCCCAAAGATAATCCCAAAATAGCCGTTTCGGTGTATGTAGAAGACGCCGGGCAGGGTGCCAGGGCAGCAGCCTCAATTGCCAGCCTGATGATAGAAAAATACCTGTTGGGTGAAACCAAGCGGCCTCATATAGAGGAATACGTGAAGAAAGGAGAATTTTTATAG
- the rodA gene encoding rod shape-determining protein RodA, whose translation MRRSDSIVSKLDWATVLLFFLIVILGWLNIYAAVYDETAVQNIFSTTLNSGRQLMFIAASVVLIIAILVVDFKFYDTFGYFIFGGVMFLLIFVLVFGREVAGSKSWFEIGAFRLQPSEFAKFATALAVAKFIGTSGFRMDHLKNQAILFGIIGFPVVLIMLQGDTGTAMVYSIFLFVFFREGMSPMLLLLGTAAGIIFILTLLVPNHLYLYIGIVSIALLIIFFGKRTPKRITLVVAGALLVTGVIKSVDYVISDVLKPHQQNRIKALINPDADPLGYGWNVTQSKIAIGSGGFSGKGFLRGTQTKFDFVPEQSTDFIFCTIGEEHGWIGSFILISLFVTLLLRLIFIAERQKWRFARVYGYSVVCILFFHFAVNIGMTIGLFPVIGIPLPMFSYGGSSLIGFTILIFIFLKLDAHRMQVLVR comes from the coding sequence GTGAGAAGATCGGATAGTATAGTAAGTAAGCTGGATTGGGCAACTGTTTTATTGTTCTTCCTGATCGTGATACTGGGTTGGTTGAACATATATGCGGCAGTCTATGATGAAACAGCCGTTCAGAATATTTTTAGCACTACCCTGAATAGTGGAAGGCAGTTGATGTTTATTGCTGCTTCAGTGGTGTTGATCATAGCTATTTTAGTAGTTGACTTTAAATTTTATGATACCTTCGGCTACTTCATTTTTGGAGGAGTAATGTTTTTACTCATCTTCGTTCTGGTGTTTGGCCGGGAAGTGGCAGGGTCCAAGTCGTGGTTCGAGATCGGTGCTTTCAGACTTCAGCCTTCTGAGTTTGCCAAGTTTGCTACAGCATTGGCGGTCGCTAAATTTATAGGTACGAGTGGCTTTCGAATGGATCATCTGAAAAATCAGGCCATCCTGTTTGGTATCATTGGTTTTCCTGTAGTATTGATTATGTTGCAAGGGGATACAGGTACCGCTATGGTCTATTCCATTTTTCTTTTTGTTTTTTTTAGAGAGGGTATGTCTCCCATGTTGCTTTTGTTGGGAACGGCCGCTGGTATTATCTTTATTCTGACCCTACTTGTTCCAAATCATTTGTATTTATATATAGGCATTGTATCTATTGCTTTGCTTATTATTTTCTTCGGTAAAAGAACACCGAAAAGAATAACACTTGTTGTCGCCGGAGCTTTGTTAGTGACAGGTGTTATAAAAAGTGTTGATTACGTTATTTCAGATGTATTGAAACCACATCAACAGAACAGGATCAAAGCGCTGATCAATCCAGATGCTGATCCTTTGGGATATGGCTGGAACGTAACTCAGTCAAAAATTGCTATAGGCAGTGGAGGTTTTTCAGGTAAGGGATTCCTGAGAGGTACCCAGACGAAGTTCGATTTTGTGCCAGAGCAAAGTACCGATTTTATCTTCTGTACGATTGGTGAGGAACACGGCTGGATTGGCAGCTTTATATTGATTTCGCTGTTTGTGACCTTGCTGTTGCGACTCATTTTTATAGCAGAAAGACAAAAATGGCGATTTGCCAGAGTGTATGGATATAGCGTAGTATGTATTTTATTCTTTCACTTTGCAGTAAACATTGGTATGACTATAGGTTTATTCCCGGTTATTGGTATTCCCCTGCCTATGTTTAGTTACGGAGGGTCATCACTCATTGGATTTACCATACTCATTTTTATCTTTCTGAAACTTGATGCACACAGAATGCAGGTGCTGGTAAGGTAA